The proteins below come from a single uncultured Carboxylicivirga sp. genomic window:
- a CDS encoding Nramp family divalent metal transporter, which produces MFKFLRNIDRKGYEAKFGGLEILKFIGPGLLVTVGFIDPGNWASNIAAGADFGYSLLWMVTLSTIMLILLQHNVAHLGIATGLCLSEAAAIHIKSKYARWLLSSAMLASISTSLAEILGGAIALNMLFHIPIRAAALLVTIFVFIMLVTNSYKMIEKWVIAFVSVIGLSFLYELSLVDINWDSAIKGWVTPSFPSGSMIVIMSVLGAVVMPHNLFLHSEIIQSRQWNLKDDKIIKKQLRYEYFDTLISMIIGWAINSAMIILAAATFFKTKTPVTELQQAESLLAPLLGGHAAFVFAIALLFAGISSTITSGMAAGTIFAGMYKEPYDIKDNHSRLGVAISLVIALVIIFLISNPFNGLIYSQMCLSIQLPFTIFLQVYLTSSEKVMGKYKNSTYSKIVLYSLGGIVAILNVALFISMLY; this is translated from the coding sequence ATGTTTAAATTTCTAAGAAACATTGACCGCAAAGGTTATGAAGCCAAATTTGGAGGCCTCGAAATTTTAAAATTCATTGGTCCTGGGTTATTAGTGACTGTTGGTTTTATCGATCCCGGTAACTGGGCATCAAACATTGCTGCAGGAGCCGATTTTGGTTACTCGCTTTTATGGATGGTTACGCTATCAACCATCATGCTGATTTTATTACAACACAATGTGGCCCACCTGGGTATTGCAACCGGCTTATGCCTTTCGGAAGCTGCAGCCATACACATCAAGTCAAAATATGCCCGATGGTTATTATCGTCGGCAATGCTGGCTTCTATATCAACATCGTTAGCCGAAATACTTGGAGGTGCCATAGCATTGAATATGCTATTTCATATACCCATTAGAGCAGCTGCCTTACTAGTAACCATTTTTGTTTTTATTATGCTGGTAACCAACTCGTATAAAATGATTGAAAAATGGGTTATTGCCTTTGTTTCGGTTATTGGCCTTTCGTTTTTGTACGAACTATCTCTGGTTGATATTAATTGGGACTCTGCCATAAAAGGATGGGTTACTCCTTCGTTTCCATCGGGATCGATGATTGTAATCATGAGTGTTTTAGGAGCGGTAGTAATGCCTCACAACCTGTTTCTTCATTCAGAGATTATTCAAAGCAGGCAATGGAATTTAAAGGATGATAAAATCATAAAAAAACAACTACGATACGAATATTTCGATACCTTGATTTCGATGATTATTGGTTGGGCTATCAACAGTGCCATGATTATTTTGGCTGCTGCAACCTTTTTCAAAACAAAAACCCCTGTTACCGAACTTCAACAAGCAGAATCGTTATTAGCGCCTTTATTAGGAGGCCATGCTGCTTTTGTTTTCGCCATCGCTTTGCTGTTTGCCGGTATTTCATCAACCATTACTTCGGGTATGGCGGCAGGTACCATTTTTGCCGGAATGTACAAAGAACCCTACGATATAAAAGATAACCACTCGAGATTGGGTGTTGCTATTTCGTTGGTAATTGCGCTGGTAATCATTTTTCTTATTTCAAATCCGTTTAACGGACTTATTTATTCGCAAATGTGCCTGAGTATTCAGTTGCCCTTCACTATTTTTCTGCAAGTGTATTTAACCTCATCCGAAAAAGTAATGGGAAAATACAAAAACTCAACTTACTCTAAAATAGTATTATACTCGCTGGGTGGAATAGTAGCTATACTAAATGTTGCACTTTTTATAAGCATGCTGTATTAA
- a CDS encoding IS256 family transposase: MKKEFDYESFKAEALEGLKSGKGLSGSDNVLAPLLKDLLEGALEGELDCHLSDRTVPNRRNGKTSKIVKTDHGSIILETPRDRNGDFAPEIVKKRQTTIGEAFENRILSLYGEGLSYADIQDHLLDLYGLDASVGKLSSITDKIIPKIQEWQGRRLESVYAIVWLDAMHFKVKENGQVVSKAVYIILGHKMNGKKDLLGMYISESEGAKFWLQVLSDLQNRGVDDILIACMDNLKGFTEAVEAVFPKVDIQLCIIHQLRNSFKYVAFKDRKELGNNLKAIYQASNASEAELALDQLEDKWNHKYPLVIKSWKKNWHYLTRFFEYSKHLRRIMYTTNTIEGFNRQIRRVTKRKGAFQSEMALFKILYLAQEEVTRSWQASPAYWGQVKQELIIKFEDRCGQFQ, encoded by the coding sequence ATGAAAAAAGAGTTTGATTACGAATCGTTTAAAGCAGAAGCCTTAGAAGGCTTAAAGTCTGGAAAGGGTCTAAGTGGATCAGATAATGTTTTAGCTCCCTTGCTAAAAGATTTGTTGGAAGGAGCTTTGGAAGGGGAGCTAGACTGTCATTTATCAGACAGAACAGTACCTAACCGGAGAAATGGAAAAACAAGTAAGATCGTTAAAACAGACCATGGAAGTATTATTCTTGAGACACCTCGTGATAGAAACGGGGATTTTGCACCGGAGATCGTAAAGAAGCGTCAGACGACGATTGGAGAAGCCTTTGAGAATCGAATCCTATCACTTTATGGCGAAGGTCTTAGTTATGCAGACATTCAAGATCATTTACTCGATTTATATGGTTTAGATGCTTCAGTAGGTAAATTAAGTTCGATTACAGATAAGATAATACCCAAGATACAGGAATGGCAAGGACGACGGTTGGAGTCGGTATATGCCATTGTATGGCTTGATGCCATGCATTTTAAGGTAAAAGAAAATGGTCAAGTTGTTTCAAAAGCAGTCTACATTATTCTTGGACATAAGATGAATGGTAAAAAGGATTTATTGGGTATGTATATATCAGAAAGCGAAGGGGCTAAATTTTGGTTACAAGTACTCAGTGACCTTCAAAACAGAGGTGTTGATGATATATTAATTGCTTGTATGGATAACCTAAAAGGCTTTACAGAGGCAGTAGAGGCAGTTTTTCCAAAAGTAGACATCCAGCTTTGCATTATTCACCAACTCCGTAATTCATTTAAATATGTTGCCTTTAAGGATAGAAAAGAACTAGGTAACAATCTAAAAGCAATATATCAAGCATCAAATGCATCAGAAGCTGAGTTGGCTTTGGATCAGTTAGAGGATAAATGGAACCACAAATATCCTTTGGTGATTAAATCCTGGAAGAAAAACTGGCACTACCTTACACGCTTTTTTGAATACTCAAAACACCTTCGCCGAATCATGTATACAACCAATACAATAGAGGGGTTTAATCGCCAGATCAGAAGGGTTACTAAACGCAAAGGAGCTTTCCAAAGTGAAATGGCATTGTTCAAAATACTATATCTGGCTCAAGAAGAAGTCACGCGATCATGGCAGGCAAGTCCCGCATATTGGGGACAGGTTAAACAAGAATTAATCATTAAATTTGAAGACAGATGTGGTCAGTTCCAATAA
- a CDS encoding mechanosensitive ion channel domain-containing protein, translating to MQIIQSYLNEDIGLSDASLSKLIVSVITILILWLIRIIILRIVWRQNKNIKVRYQWKRALSITIPLIGIVLIVGIWMHAFKQFGAFLGLFSAGLAIALKDPLTNLAAWFFITFRKPFVVGDRIQIGEHAGDVIDIRLFQFTILEIGNWVDADQSTGRIIHIPNGKVLLESQANYSTAFEYIWNEIPVLLTFESNWEKAKDILQRIINQHAEHISKGAEKDIFEASKNYMIYYKNLTPIIYTKVKDSGVELTMRYLCNPRRRRGSEDEIWQNILLQFKQHDDIDFAYPTTRFYTTDNPSKS from the coding sequence ATGCAAATAATACAATCGTACCTGAATGAAGACATCGGACTAAGCGATGCCAGCCTAAGTAAATTAATAGTATCTGTTATTACCATTTTAATCCTATGGTTGATACGCATAATTATCTTACGCATTGTTTGGCGACAAAACAAAAACATTAAAGTTCGCTATCAGTGGAAAAGAGCTCTATCCATTACGATACCACTAATTGGCATTGTTTTAATTGTTGGTATTTGGATGCACGCCTTCAAACAATTTGGAGCTTTTCTGGGATTGTTTTCAGCAGGTTTGGCTATTGCATTAAAAGATCCTTTAACCAACCTGGCAGCCTGGTTCTTTATTACTTTTCGTAAACCTTTTGTAGTAGGCGATCGCATCCAAATTGGCGAGCATGCCGGCGATGTAATTGATATCCGCCTCTTTCAGTTTACCATACTTGAAATTGGTAATTGGGTTGATGCTGATCAAAGCACCGGAAGAATCATTCATATACCCAATGGCAAGGTTCTACTGGAGTCGCAAGCTAATTATAGCACCGCTTTTGAATACATCTGGAATGAAATTCCTGTACTATTAACGTTTGAAAGTAATTGGGAAAAAGCTAAAGATATTCTTCAACGAATTATTAATCAACATGCCGAGCACATCAGCAAAGGGGCTGAAAAAGATATTTTTGAAGCCAGCAAAAACTATATGATCTATTACAAAAACCTCACTCCCATTATCTACACAAAAGTAAAAGACTCGGGCGTTGAGCTTACCATGCGTTATTTATGTAATCCCCGGCGCAGAAGAGGTTCGGAAGATGAGATTTGGCAAAACATCTTGCTTCAGTTTAAACAACATGATGATATTGATTTTGCCTACCCTACAACCCGTTTCTACACTACTGACAATCCCAGTAAATCATAA
- a CDS encoding glycoside hydrolase family 97 protein: MKLVLSKIRQRYLPILSISVLLFYSCQISKKSEITSPNGAIKTIVNSENGLQYSVVFNEDTILTNSNIDIALKGYDKLDNFEIISLTKTIANNTWEHVWGKRKTVADHYNELQLQLKEIKSNVLIDLYVRAYNDGVGIRYGFPKQDDLSKIELKKEKTQFAFADDYTVWAADYKTYKSSQEQPFPKGKLSDIQAQQLIAMPLLVETPNQNYAVITEANLTDWAGAFLRLDETKPNTVVTDLAPLPEDSTMCVIRETPALSPWRTIMLGNTAGDLIESDLIANLNDPVAYDDVSWIHPGASAWDWWWSNKYAPDADFELGPNQETMKYFIDFASEMGWQYQIVDWQWYGEPFGPDGDANPDVDITTCIDGINIEELVKYAQSKNVKIILWGHWKSMNKQMDEALALYEKWGVAGIKIDFMDRQDQEMVNYYHKLVRKAAEHHLVVDFHGAYKPTGVSRTYPNLITREGVMGNEYNKWSHDVTPEHNVTLPFTRGLLGEMDYTPVSFNNVRPDQFVTEDKAKDLAPMVMSTRCHQLAMPVVFESAFTVFCDSPDRYKTGVGLDFLKSIPTTWDETKVLNALVGNYLTIARKAGDKWYIGSMTDADERELTIDFNFLGTGKYKATLFEDAADANENPANAVQTEKEITNADKLTIKLAKGGGFAAIIEKI, translated from the coding sequence ACTTCGCCCAATGGGGCAATTAAAACCATTGTAAATAGCGAAAATGGTTTACAATATTCAGTTGTTTTCAATGAAGATACCATCCTTACCAATTCTAATATTGACATTGCTTTAAAAGGATATGATAAGCTGGATAACTTTGAAATTATTTCTCTAACAAAAACAATTGCCAACAACACTTGGGAACATGTTTGGGGAAAACGCAAAACGGTTGCTGATCATTACAACGAGTTACAACTGCAATTAAAGGAAATTAAAAGCAATGTGCTAATCGATTTATATGTTCGAGCCTATAACGATGGTGTGGGCATTCGATATGGATTTCCAAAACAAGATGATCTCTCAAAAATTGAATTAAAAAAAGAGAAAACACAGTTTGCCTTTGCTGATGATTATACCGTTTGGGCAGCCGATTACAAAACCTATAAATCATCGCAGGAACAACCTTTTCCCAAAGGTAAGTTGAGCGATATTCAAGCTCAACAACTAATTGCCATGCCTTTATTGGTTGAAACACCAAACCAAAACTATGCAGTAATTACCGAAGCAAATCTTACGGATTGGGCTGGTGCTTTCCTTCGATTGGATGAAACGAAGCCCAATACAGTAGTAACCGATTTAGCTCCTCTTCCTGAGGATAGTACAATGTGTGTGATTCGAGAGACTCCTGCTCTTTCGCCTTGGCGCACCATAATGCTTGGGAATACAGCAGGTGACTTAATCGAATCGGATTTAATTGCCAACTTAAACGATCCGGTAGCTTATGATGATGTATCATGGATTCATCCGGGAGCATCGGCCTGGGATTGGTGGTGGAGCAACAAATATGCTCCTGACGCCGATTTTGAATTAGGTCCAAATCAGGAGACCATGAAGTATTTCATCGATTTTGCTTCAGAAATGGGATGGCAATACCAGATTGTTGACTGGCAATGGTATGGTGAGCCTTTCGGACCAGATGGAGATGCCAACCCCGATGTGGACATTACAACTTGCATTGATGGCATTAACATTGAAGAACTGGTAAAATACGCACAATCGAAGAATGTGAAAATTATTTTGTGGGGCCACTGGAAATCCATGAATAAGCAAATGGACGAAGCATTGGCTCTATACGAAAAATGGGGCGTTGCCGGAATAAAAATTGACTTTATGGATCGTCAGGATCAGGAGATGGTGAACTACTATCATAAACTGGTTAGGAAAGCCGCCGAACACCATTTGGTAGTTGATTTTCATGGTGCCTACAAACCCACAGGCGTAAGTCGCACCTACCCTAACCTGATTACCCGCGAAGGTGTAATGGGTAACGAATACAACAAGTGGAGCCACGATGTTACTCCTGAGCACAATGTAACACTTCCGTTTACACGCGGATTATTAGGAGAAATGGATTATACTCCGGTTTCGTTTAATAATGTAAGACCCGATCAATTTGTAACTGAAGATAAAGCCAAAGACCTGGCTCCAATGGTGATGTCAACACGCTGTCATCAACTGGCAATGCCTGTTGTTTTCGAAAGTGCTTTCACCGTTTTTTGCGATTCGCCCGACAGATATAAAACCGGCGTTGGACTTGATTTCCTTAAGAGTATTCCAACTACCTGGGACGAAACCAAAGTGCTAAATGCTTTGGTGGGTAATTATCTTACAATTGCACGTAAAGCTGGTGACAAGTGGTACATTGGTAGTATGACTGATGCTGACGAGCGAGAATTAACCATCGATTTTAACTTCTTAGGCACAGGAAAATATAAAGCAACTCTTTTTGAAGATGCTGCTGATGCCAACGAAAATCCGGCTAACGCGGTTCAAACAGAAAAAGAAATAACAAACGCAGATAAGCTAACTATTAAATTAGCCAAAGGTGGTGGTTTCGCTGCCATTATTGAAAAAATATAA